The Alkalibaculum bacchi genome includes a region encoding these proteins:
- a CDS encoding MFS transporter: MKSNKLTVFAIMTIFFVAMGVGTITPAIANIAAAFPDVPFTTILLASTLPSLLIIPSTLITGAVAGKKVGYKPLALLGLALFAISGMAPAFVNSTFTIVLVFRAIFGISLGILSPLGNALVMEIFEGQKRANMLGVGSFVMNIGGIALQFLGGALSGVSWELCFVGHFPAIISFVLVLLFLKEPEKPQVSADTSGNVVKDKMPASVWVISIIFGFTMMLIYPMLMNMSSIIADVKQVGDATQSAVVLSMYTVGGAISGVLFGKVYEKLQKFIITIAFLGGAAGIALIVFGNSVFMMTVGTTVTGIFYMLMMPLTIMLLGMYAPPSLGGMAVSIMMAVMNAFAFVSTYWISFVGNMTGDVFLAPLKAAIIGFIAIGVIFLFINPFPKQKAVEAK; encoded by the coding sequence ATGAAAAGCAATAAATTAACAGTATTTGCAATTATGACCATATTCTTTGTAGCAATGGGTGTGGGTACGATTACCCCAGCAATAGCTAATATCGCTGCAGCTTTTCCAGATGTACCATTTACAACTATACTGCTAGCATCTACACTTCCATCATTATTAATTATTCCATCTACGCTCATTACTGGAGCTGTAGCAGGTAAAAAAGTGGGTTATAAACCATTGGCTTTGTTAGGATTAGCTTTATTTGCTATATCAGGTATGGCACCAGCTTTTGTAAATAGCACTTTTACTATCGTATTAGTCTTTAGAGCAATATTCGGAATCAGCTTAGGTATCTTAAGCCCATTAGGAAATGCACTAGTCATGGAAATCTTTGAAGGACAAAAAAGAGCAAATATGTTAGGTGTGGGTTCTTTTGTAATGAATATTGGCGGTATCGCGTTACAATTCTTAGGTGGCGCATTATCTGGCGTGTCTTGGGAATTATGTTTTGTCGGTCACTTCCCAGCAATCATCTCCTTTGTTCTAGTATTATTGTTCTTAAAAGAGCCAGAAAAACCACAAGTATCAGCTGATACATCCGGAAATGTAGTAAAAGATAAGATGCCAGCATCTGTGTGGGTAATCTCAATTATCTTTGGTTTTACGATGATGCTCATCTATCCAATGCTCATGAATATGTCATCTATTATCGCTGATGTAAAACAAGTAGGAGATGCTACTCAATCTGCCGTAGTACTTTCTATGTATACTGTAGGTGGCGCTATTTCAGGTGTTCTATTTGGAAAAGTATATGAAAAACTTCAAAAATTCATTATTACTATAGCATTTTTAGGTGGAGCTGCAGGTATTGCATTGATCGTCTTTGGCAACAGCGTCTTTATGATGACTGTAGGAACTACAGTAACGGGAATATTCTACATGTTAATGATGCCTCTTACCATCATGCTTTTAGGAATGTATGCACCACCATCTCTAGGTGGAATGGCAGTATCGATTATGATGGCTGTAATGAACGCTTTTGCATTTGTATCAACCTATTGGATTAGCTTTGTAGGAAACATGACTGGAGACGTATTCCTTGCACCATTAAAAGCAGCTATAATTGGATTTATAGCAATAGGCGTAATCTTCTTGTTCATCAAT
- a CDS encoding TetR/AcrR family transcriptional regulator — MASYKTSKDSKNRIIETCKELFYLQGYTKTTYIDICKKASSNPGLINYYFKTKQNIAAHIYGEFMSSIKQSVRAYLTHHYGEYDLQYGTTLETRILTELLKRDEHLRTFYYEICSTGLEFDSDVIYKFYKLHIDTYNLAFSEDEIKLIQTTVVGAGIGIIKKMIEGYFSCDEETIFNFRIRTMYKLMNVSDERVNEILNETKKIFDQMKFEIENYFIFTLEM, encoded by the coding sequence GTGGCTAGTTATAAGACAAGCAAGGATTCTAAAAACCGTATTATTGAAACTTGTAAGGAACTTTTTTACTTACAAGGTTATACAAAGACCACTTACATCGATATATGTAAAAAAGCAAGTAGTAATCCTGGGTTAATCAACTACTATTTTAAGACGAAACAAAATATTGCTGCCCATATCTACGGGGAATTTATGAGTAGCATCAAACAAAGTGTAAGAGCGTACTTAACACATCACTATGGTGAATACGATTTACAATACGGTACAACACTTGAAACTAGAATTTTAACAGAATTATTGAAGCGAGATGAACATCTAAGAACTTTTTATTATGAGATTTGCAGTACTGGCCTAGAATTTGATTCCGATGTAATCTATAAATTCTACAAGCTGCATATTGATACCTATAATCTTGCTTTTTCAGAAGATGAAATCAAACTAATACAAACTACTGTTGTGGGAGCTGGAATTGGTATCATAAAAAAAATGATTGAAGGATATTTTAGTTGTGATGAAGAAACCATCTTTAATTTTAGAATAAGGACTATGTATAAACTCATGAATGTATCGGATGAGCGAGTTAATGAAATATTAAATGAAACGAAAAAAATTTTTGATCAAATGAAATTTGAAATAGAAAATTACTTTATCTTTACTTTAGAGATGTGA
- a CDS encoding response regulator transcription factor, whose product MNEKILVVDDEASIQDLLKLDLEFEGYIVDTASDGQEALEKVDSFNPDLMILDLMLPKMNGYDVCKKVSAQKSIPIIMLTAKTDIIDRVLGLELGADDYMTKPFDNRELIARVKALLRRSSNVPAKSEEDAIVNDEIKIILNERKVLVNDYEIHLTPKEFELLHLLVSSPEQVFSREHLLEQVWGYDYFGDTRSVDMHIQRIRKKVGQYAKHNYIQTVFGVGYKMRRFE is encoded by the coding sequence ATGAACGAAAAAATTCTCGTAGTGGATGACGAAGCATCTATACAAGATTTGCTGAAATTGGATTTAGAATTTGAGGGTTATATTGTAGATACTGCAAGTGATGGACAAGAGGCTTTAGAAAAGGTAGATTCCTTCAATCCAGACTTGATGATTTTAGATTTGATGCTTCCAAAAATGAATGGTTATGATGTTTGTAAAAAAGTAAGTGCGCAAAAAAGCATTCCCATTATTATGCTTACAGCAAAGACGGATATAATTGATCGAGTTTTAGGTCTTGAATTGGGCGCGGATGACTACATGACAAAGCCCTTTGACAATAGAGAGCTCATCGCTAGAGTCAAAGCATTACTGCGAAGAAGTTCTAATGTGCCTGCAAAATCTGAAGAGGATGCTATCGTTAATGATGAAATCAAAATTATCTTAAATGAAAGAAAAGTTCTAGTTAACGATTACGAAATTCATTTAACGCCAAAAGAGTTTGAATTGCTTCATCTTCTAGTTTCTAGCCCAGAGCAGGTTTTTTCAAGAGAACATCTTTTAGAACAAGTGTGGGGTTATGATTATTTTGGGGATACCCGATCAGTGGATATGCACATACAAAGGATCAGAAAAAAAGTTGGTCAATACGCTAAACACAATTATATTCAAACGGTCTTTGGAGTAGGATACAAAATGAGGAGATTTGAATGA
- a CDS encoding ATP-binding protein has translation MKLAFRSKFIFANVTLVLLTMLVLATVVIQGLIHYNFDSVQKNLTERAAEAVFYIQQEIKAESPSVDQYDTVLKRKSLSIAENLSSVNYTRVLLHDAKGNFITDSANVETSIAEDVNEEIERALTLSSRKSLSVYKRVDDISRIFLSTPIYIDNTVIGVITFIYSLELMDTIIDHIIRLFIVTCIISLILSYILSRSITHSLLKPIRLLVESTKKVSQGNYTEIIQYEVNDEVGELTHNFNQMIFDISDKITKINDEKQKLASIISSIDDGIFAVGLKDNILMVNNKARSILDLGDEPITAEVFNQIPFIKQMVKEVLDGKSEYIQELDYEDKHLFSYSTLIINNDKNIGVLVVIRDITKMYALESEQKNFISNVSHELRTPLTTIIGYTDLLNRRGTDNPELLSKSLNTINSEGQRLLRLVNDLLSLSKYERADFKLILTSVDINTLLEDVINQMKIKSLKYNVDIDYKRLELPTIHGDYDRLKQVFINILDNAIKYSNPGDIINVVAINYDDYVEISIRDYGPGIPEDNFSRIFDAFYRVEEDRSRQIGGTGLGLSIVKSIVESHNGQVRIESKTGEGTMVVVKLLLEKI, from the coding sequence ATGAAATTAGCTTTCCGTTCAAAATTTATATTCGCAAACGTAACCCTTGTTTTACTGACAATGTTAGTATTAGCCACTGTCGTAATTCAAGGGTTAATTCATTATAATTTTGATTCTGTGCAAAAAAATCTAACGGAACGTGCTGCTGAGGCAGTCTTCTATATACAACAAGAAATCAAAGCAGAATCCCCTTCCGTAGATCAGTATGACACCGTACTCAAAAGAAAAAGCTTGTCCATTGCAGAAAACCTCTCTAGTGTAAACTACACTCGTGTTCTTTTACACGATGCAAAAGGCAATTTTATCACAGACTCAGCAAATGTAGAAACATCTATTGCTGAAGACGTAAATGAGGAAATCGAGAGAGCATTAACTTTATCAAGCAGAAAATCTCTATCTGTGTATAAAAGAGTCGATGATATTAGCCGGATTTTTTTATCAACTCCTATATACATAGATAATACGGTCATAGGTGTAATTACTTTTATTTATTCCCTTGAACTAATGGATACTATTATAGACCACATTATAAGATTATTTATTGTAACGTGTATTATAAGCTTAATCCTTTCCTATATTTTAAGTCGTTCTATAACCCACTCTCTATTAAAGCCTATCCGGTTATTAGTAGAGTCTACGAAAAAAGTTTCTCAGGGTAATTACACTGAAATCATACAGTATGAAGTAAATGACGAAGTTGGAGAACTTACTCATAACTTCAATCAGATGATTTTTGACATTTCAGATAAAATTACGAAAATAAATGATGAAAAACAAAAATTAGCCTCTATTATATCCTCCATTGACGATGGTATCTTTGCAGTAGGATTAAAAGACAATATTTTAATGGTTAACAATAAAGCTAGAAGTATTCTCGATTTAGGGGATGAGCCTATTACCGCTGAAGTTTTTAATCAAATACCTTTTATAAAACAAATGGTAAAAGAAGTTTTAGATGGAAAAAGCGAATATATTCAAGAGTTAGATTATGAAGATAAACACCTTTTCTCTTATTCTACTTTGATTATAAACAATGACAAAAATATTGGCGTGCTAGTGGTCATACGAGATATTACTAAGATGTATGCTTTAGAAAGCGAACAAAAGAACTTTATCTCTAATGTGTCCCATGAACTGAGAACCCCTCTTACAACTATTATCGGTTACACAGATTTACTCAATAGAAGAGGTACAGATAATCCAGAACTCCTTTCTAAAAGTCTTAATACGATAAATAGTGAAGGTCAAAGGCTACTTCGTCTAGTGAATGATCTACTCTCTCTTTCAAAATACGAGCGAGCTGATTTTAAATTAATATTGACTAGTGTAGATATCAATACTCTTTTAGAAGACGTCATTAACCAAATGAAAATAAAAAGTCTTAAATACAATGTAGACATCGATTATAAAAGACTGGAACTTCCTACTATTCATGGAGACTATGATCGATTAAAGCAGGTATTTATCAATATATTAGATAATGCCATAAAATACTCTAACCCTGGCGATATTATAAATGTAGTAGCCATAAACTACGACGACTATGTAGAAATATCGATTAGAGACTATGGTCCAGGTATTCCTGAAGATAATTTCAGTCGAATTTTTGATGCTTTTTACAGAGTAGAAGAGGATCGTTCTCGTCAAATAGGCGGCACGGGGCTAGGATTATCCATCGTAAAAAGTATTGTTGAAAGTCATAATGGCCAAGTGCGCATTGAAAGTAAAACAGGAGAAGGTACTATGGTAGTTGTGAAATTATTACTGGAAAAAATTTAA